Genomic DNA from Edaphobacter lichenicola:
CTTTGCCCGGTGCGCACACCGAGTCTGCCGCTTACGAAGTTGCTCGCACGGTTTGCCGGCGCGCAGAGCGAAACGCGGTTCGACTTGCGAACAGTGGTGTGGAGTTCAAGCCTGAGATACTCTCGTACCTCAATCGCCTCTCCGACGTGATCTGGCTCTTCGGCAGACTCATTGAAGTAAAGGCAGGAGTTGATGCACGGTTGCGCCGCGGCGACACCGCGGGCCCGAAGTGGTCAAGGGCATGGAAATGACGAAGGCTACGGGCTTCGACGAGAGTGAGCGAAATGCCGTCTACCGGGCTATTCGCGAGCGGAGAGATGTGCGCCGTGGCTTTCTACCGGAGCCGATTCCAAACGAACTGCTCCATCGGCTGCTGGAAGCCGCACACAACGCACCTTCTGTCGGCCTGATGCAGCCGTGGCGATTCATCGTCGTACGCGAACTCGCCGTGCGCCAAAAGGTCCACCAGATCTTTCTCGATGCCAACAAGCAGGCGCTGGCGAGCTACGAAGGAGAAAAGCAACAGAGCTATGCGGGAATGAAGCTCGAAGGCATACTCGAAGCGCCGCAGAATCTGTGCATCGTGTGTGATTCGCAGAGCAGCCAGGGGCACCAGTTGGGGCGGCGAACGATGCCGGAGACCGCAATCTACTCAGCCGTCTGCGCGATTCAAAATCTGTGGCTCGCTGCAAGAGCCGAGGGCATCGGTGTGGGCTGGGTGAGTATCCTCGAACCGACTTTGCTGCGCGAGGCTCTGAAGATTCCCGGCCATATCACCCCGGTGGCTTATCTGTGCCTGGGATACGTCGACGCGTTTGCGACAGACCCGGATTTGGAGCGCGCTGGCTGGGAGACGAGAACGCCTCTGAAGAGTGTGCTCTCGTTGGATGAATACGACAGCCGATGGGACCAAGGACGGCCGGCGTCGTGAGAGCGCGAGCAATCATGGTTCTGGGTACCGGCTCTCATGTCGGCAAGTCGTTGTTGACTGCTGCTCTATGCCGCATCTTCGCGCAACACGGCTATCGCGTTGCTCCATTCAAATCGCAGAATATGTCGTTGAACTCCGCAGCGACTATTGAAGGTCTCGAGATCGGACGGGCGCAGGCGTTGCAGGCGGAGGCCGCCGGAGTTGCCGCGTCGGTCCACATGAATCCAATTTTGATCAAGCCGTCTGACGATCAGTCTTCCCAAGTGGTTGTGCGCGGCAGGATCTGGGGACGTGTCACGGCAGTGGACTATCATCGACGGCGCATAGAAGAGTTGCTGCCAGTGGTACGCGAGAGCTATGACTCGCTGGCCTCTCAGTACGACGTGATCATTCTGGAGGGCGCCGGATCGCCCGCGGAGATCAATCTTAAACAGCATGACATTGCGAATATGCGAATGGCGGAGATGGCCGATGCCAACTGTCTGCTAGTTGGGGATATAGATCGCGGAGGGGTCTTCGCGTCACTGCTGGGGACGCTGGAACTGCTGGAGCCCGACGAGCGGCGGCGAGTTTGTGGTTTCGTCATCAATAAATTCCGAGGAGATGCAAACCTCTTAGAACCCGGCATACAAATGATGGAAGAGCGTGTGAAGAAGCCATGTCTCGGCGTAGTTCCCTATCTGACTTCTCTTGTGCTCCAAGAAGAAGACAGCCTGGGTCTGTCGGTGTCGGCTCAAACTCAGTGGACCGGAGAACAGATTGTAGACCGATCGACTGATCGCGCTTTGCGGATCGCTGTGATTGCTCCGCCCTCTTTTTCGAACTTCACGGACTTCGATTCTTTGCGGGCGGAACCATCTGTCTCTCTTCTGTTCAGTCGCACAGCAGAGGCAATCGCACACGCTGATGTAGTCATCCTGCCTGGCAGTAAACAGACCGTAGATGACCTCCTTTGGATGGAGCGCTCCGGTTTGGATGTCGCCATAAAAAAGTATGCACAGGCAGGTCTTGTTGCAGGTATCTGCGGTGGCATGCAGATGCTCGGCAAGGCAATCAACGATCCGTACGGGATGGAGCGCGAGGGATCGGTTGCGGGTCTTGGCTTGCTGCCGATCAGCACCGTCATGCATACCGAGAAGGTGACCCGAAATGCGAAAGGCGAGGTAGAGGTTGCGGTTCTCTTCGGGCAACCCATTACTGACAGCCGGCTCGCAGGATATGAAATTCACATTGGACGCACAGACTATGAGGCTGGAGCAAAGCACTTCTCGACTCTCTCCTCTGAGAACGGCTCCTCCAGCAGAAGCAGAGATGGCTGCGTCAGCGCTGACACACGCGTCTTCGGCACCTATCTCCACGGAATCTTCGACGATGACAGCTTCCGTCATCAGTTTCTCAGCGCCGCTCGCGGGTTTCACAAGCTCTCCGCACCGACGAACATGAATCCATGGAAACAACTTCGGGAAGACTCCTTGAATAGACTGGCGCGTGAGGTAGAGAGTTCGCTTGATATGAAAGCGATCTTCGACTGGGCGGGTCTGTCTTACGAGATCCCTCTTCCGGAAGACGCATCCCCGCAGCGTCGACGTGCAGGTATGGCGCGATGAGCCGTCGACGTGTTCTCGCAGCAGCATATTTGTTCGACTGGGCAGCCGGCGATCCTGAATGGTTCCCTCATCCCGTTCGATTGATCGGCAAAGGCATAGAAAGGGGAGAGCGAATTCTGCGGAGTCCTGGGCAGACTCCCGCAGCAGAGCTTGCCGCCGGCGGAATGCTGACCTTTGGCATAGTCGTTGCAGCGTATCTAGCTACGGCAAAGACCCTTGCCTTGGCGCATAAAAGGGACCGGCGGCTGGGATTCGTGGTGGAGATGCTGCTCGCATGGACGTGCCTTGCATCTCGCAGTCTGCACAAGGAAGCTTCTGCTGTCGTCGATGCTATGGAGGAAGGCGACAACATTCTGGCGCGACAGAGGCTGGCACGAATCGTCGGTCGCGATACGCAGGCACTCGATCAGCACGAGATCAGCCGCGCTGTCATCGAGACCGTTGCAGAGAGTAGTTCGGATGGCGTCGTCGCACCGCTCTTTTACATGGCTATCGGAGGGGTTCCGCTTGCTATGGCCTACAAGGCGATCAACACTCTCGATTCGATGATCGGCCATGCAGATGATAGATATTTTTACTTTGGAAAGATCGCAGCGCGGCTGGATGATGTCGCCAATTTTCTACCTTCTCGATTGACAGCTCTGGGTATAGCTGCAGCAGCTGTTATAGAAGATGCGAGTCCTGCGGCAGCGCTTGAGACATGGTGGCGTGACGGCATGA
This window encodes:
- a CDS encoding cobyric acid synthase, which encodes MVLGTGSHVGKSLLTAALCRIFAQHGYRVAPFKSQNMSLNSAATIEGLEIGRAQALQAEAAGVAASVHMNPILIKPSDDQSSQVVVRGRIWGRVTAVDYHRRRIEELLPVVRESYDSLASQYDVIILEGAGSPAEINLKQHDIANMRMAEMADANCLLVGDIDRGGVFASLLGTLELLEPDERRRVCGFVINKFRGDANLLEPGIQMMEERVKKPCLGVVPYLTSLVLQEEDSLGLSVSAQTQWTGEQIVDRSTDRALRIAVIAPPSFSNFTDFDSLRAEPSVSLLFSRTAEAIAHADVVILPGSKQTVDDLLWMERSGLDVAIKKYAQAGLVAGICGGMQMLGKAINDPYGMEREGSVAGLGLLPISTVMHTEKVTRNAKGEVEVAVLFGQPITDSRLAGYEIHIGRTDYEAGAKHFSTLSSENGSSSRSRDGCVSADTRVFGTYLHGIFDDDSFRHQFLSAARGFHKLSAPTNMNPWKQLREDSLNRLAREVESSLDMKAIFDWAGLSYEIPLPEDASPQRRRAGMAR
- the bluB gene encoding 5,6-dimethylbenzimidazole synthase: MEMTKATGFDESERNAVYRAIRERRDVRRGFLPEPIPNELLHRLLEAAHNAPSVGLMQPWRFIVVRELAVRQKVHQIFLDANKQALASYEGEKQQSYAGMKLEGILEAPQNLCIVCDSQSSQGHQLGRRTMPETAIYSAVCAIQNLWLAARAEGIGVGWVSILEPTLLREALKIPGHITPVAYLCLGYVDAFATDPDLERAGWETRTPLKSVLSLDEYDSRWDQGRPAS
- the cbiB gene encoding adenosylcobinamide-phosphate synthase CbiB, whose amino-acid sequence is MSRRRVLAAAYLFDWAAGDPEWFPHPVRLIGKGIERGERILRSPGQTPAAELAAGGMLTFGIVVAAYLATAKTLALAHKRDRRLGFVVEMLLAWTCLASRSLHKEASAVVDAMEEGDNILARQRLARIVGRDTQALDQHEISRAVIETVAESSSDGVVAPLFYMAIGGVPLAMAYKAINTLDSMIGHADDRYFYFGKIAARLDDVANFLPSRLTALGIAAAAVIEDASPAAALETWWRDGMKHKSPNAGQPESAMAGALHVRLGGKNYYAGEPMAAFLLGADFPPPNALKARQAIRIVAVVSAVGAVVALLLRRGRR